One window of Nocardioides dongkuii genomic DNA carries:
- a CDS encoding DUF445 domain-containing protein, whose translation MAPTQMISTDPLADEQRRRGLRQMRTVAVSLLLLAAAVYVVTLGEDGVLGFVNAGAEASMVGAIADWFAVTALFRHPLGLPVPHTALIPKRKDQLGQGLEEFVGENFMQEAIIRERLAAVGPSLRVGRWLSDPRNAKRVVDEAAEVGAIALSKVRDDHVESLVRDALVPRFHEEPIAPLLGGLLGETLRDDLHHGLVDIALHELHDWLVANPDTVAEVLVERAPWWTPPSINERVTARIHVELVNWVADIREDPRHHARQALDSMLAQLARDLLEDPDTQARAERLKDRLLDHPQVLASAVSLWNALRRVLTGSLQDPDGALRQRLILEVHAFAERLAEDADLRERLDRRAADAVVFAVERYGAEVTAVITHTIERWDGKEAADRIELHVGRDLQFIRINGTIVGGLVGVLIHAVSLLVH comes from the coding sequence GTGGCCCCGACGCAGATGATCTCGACCGACCCCCTCGCCGACGAGCAGCGGCGCCGCGGCCTGCGGCAGATGCGCACCGTGGCGGTCTCGCTGCTGCTGCTCGCGGCGGCGGTGTACGTCGTGACGCTGGGGGAGGACGGCGTCCTCGGGTTCGTCAACGCGGGCGCGGAGGCCTCGATGGTGGGCGCGATCGCCGACTGGTTCGCGGTGACCGCGCTGTTCCGGCACCCCCTGGGCCTGCCGGTGCCGCACACTGCGCTGATCCCCAAGCGCAAGGACCAGCTGGGGCAGGGGCTCGAGGAGTTCGTGGGGGAGAACTTCATGCAGGAGGCGATCATCCGCGAGCGGCTCGCCGCGGTGGGCCCGTCGCTGCGGGTGGGCCGGTGGCTCAGCGACCCGCGCAACGCCAAGCGGGTCGTCGACGAGGCGGCCGAGGTGGGGGCGATCGCGCTGAGCAAGGTGCGCGACGACCACGTGGAGTCCCTGGTCCGCGACGCGCTCGTCCCGCGGTTCCACGAGGAGCCGATCGCCCCGCTGCTCGGCGGGCTGCTCGGCGAGACGCTGCGCGACGACCTCCACCACGGGCTGGTCGACATCGCCCTGCACGAGCTGCACGACTGGCTGGTCGCCAACCCCGACACCGTCGCCGAGGTTCTCGTCGAGCGGGCGCCGTGGTGGACGCCGCCGAGCATCAACGAGCGGGTCACCGCCCGCATCCACGTCGAGCTGGTGAACTGGGTGGCCGACATCCGCGAGGACCCGCGCCACCACGCGCGGCAGGCGCTCGACTCGATGCTCGCCCAGCTCGCCCGCGACCTGCTCGAGGACCCGGACACCCAGGCCCGGGCCGAGCGGCTCAAGGACCGGCTCCTGGACCACCCGCAGGTGCTCGCCTCGGCGGTCTCGCTGTGGAACGCGCTGCGCCGGGTGCTCACCGGCTCCCTCCAGGACCCCGACGGGGCGCTCCGGCAGCGGCTGATCCTCGAGGTGCACGCCTTCGCCGAGCGGCTCGCCGAGGACGCCGACCTGCGGGAGCGGCTGGACCGCCGGGCCGCGGACGCGGTGGTCTTCGCCGTGGAGCGGTACGGCGCGGAGGTCACCGCGGTCATCACCCACACCATCGAGCGCTGGGACGGCAAGGAGGCGGCGGACCGGATCGAGCTGCACGTCGGCCGCGACCTGCAGTTCATCCGGATCAACGGCACCATCGTCGGCGGACTGGTCGGCGTGTTGATCCACGCCGTGTCGCTGCTGGTTCACTAG
- a CDS encoding adenylyltransferase/cytidyltransferase family protein, with amino-acid sequence MSRTVITFGTFDVFHVGHLRVIERAAALGDRLVVGVSADALNLSKKGREPVFSQAERLAIVAALKPVDEVFVEESLELKRDYIAQYAADVLVMGDDWAGRFDDLGDVCEVVYLPRTPAISTTALIEKISGTA; translated from the coding sequence ATGTCGCGCACGGTCATCACTTTCGGCACCTTCGACGTCTTCCACGTCGGTCACCTGCGGGTCATCGAACGAGCAGCGGCGCTCGGCGACCGCCTCGTGGTCGGGGTGTCGGCCGACGCGCTCAACCTGAGCAAGAAGGGGCGCGAGCCGGTCTTCAGCCAGGCCGAGCGACTCGCGATCGTCGCCGCCCTCAAGCCGGTCGACGAGGTCTTCGTCGAGGAGAGCCTCGAGCTCAAGCGCGACTACATCGCGCAGTACGCCGCCGACGTGCTGGTGATGGGCGACGACTGGGCCGGGCGCTTCGACGACCTCGGCGACGTCTGCGAGGTCGTCTACCTGCCGCGCACCCCCGCGATCTCCACCACGGCCCTGATCGAGAAGATCTCCGGCACGGCGTGA
- a CDS encoding MXAN_6640 family putative metalloprotease — translation MASLRRTPAAVGVALALALTLLPAGAASADDLFDPAPFAPVPAATGEDDAEQALATVTELLAEEPAPHSAKSGDAEAPHGTLAMRDLLVALPRLDPDEQARARDLMARPTDGADDRLGDGYAVPSRKKCGKKVCVHYVTSTADAPPSKGWVRYNLKLMDKVWKHQVGKLGFRKPLGDRRAPRNNGGNGKFDVYLKDLGGRGLYGYCVPEWVRPGRKYAGKAMGYCVLDNDFARAQFGTAPKPTLKVTAAHEFFHAVQFAYDYTEDRWLLESTATWMEERFADKVNDNRQFLPSSQVQAPWLPLDTFSSTASNQYGNWVFWEYLGGRFGKGIVKDVWKRASPKGRKNPYSTGALKKVLKRRGGFDKVYRSFAAANVTPGRTYPEGKSWPEPPVNSAVLQKSRRSVSGSVAINHLAAQHARVVPGKGLRGKRWKVRIRVDGPSRKASPGAVVTVRKKSGKVERTSISLNRKGKGKTKVAFGKKSVRSVTITLVNASTRFRCGAADPAANPQYSCRGLPRDDAGVFSVAFKAIKR, via the coding sequence GTGGCCTCGTTGCGCCGTACCCCTGCCGCCGTCGGAGTGGCGCTCGCCCTCGCGCTGACCCTCCTCCCGGCTGGCGCCGCCTCGGCGGACGACCTGTTCGACCCGGCGCCGTTCGCCCCCGTCCCGGCGGCCACCGGCGAGGACGACGCCGAGCAGGCGCTCGCCACCGTGACCGAGCTGCTCGCCGAGGAGCCGGCCCCGCACTCCGCGAAGTCGGGCGACGCCGAGGCCCCCCACGGGACGCTGGCGATGCGCGACCTGCTCGTCGCACTGCCCCGGCTCGACCCCGACGAGCAGGCCCGGGCCCGCGACCTGATGGCCCGGCCCACCGACGGGGCGGACGACCGCCTCGGCGACGGGTACGCCGTGCCGTCGCGGAAGAAGTGCGGCAAGAAGGTCTGCGTCCACTACGTCACCAGCACCGCCGACGCCCCGCCGAGCAAGGGCTGGGTCCGCTACAACCTGAAGCTGATGGACAAGGTGTGGAAGCACCAGGTCGGCAAGCTGGGCTTCCGCAAGCCGCTCGGCGACCGCCGCGCCCCCCGCAACAACGGCGGCAACGGCAAGTTCGACGTCTACCTCAAGGACCTCGGCGGCCGCGGCCTGTACGGCTACTGCGTGCCCGAGTGGGTCCGCCCCGGCCGCAAGTACGCCGGGAAGGCCATGGGCTACTGCGTGCTCGACAACGACTTCGCCCGGGCCCAGTTCGGCACCGCCCCCAAGCCGACGCTGAAGGTCACCGCGGCCCACGAGTTCTTCCACGCCGTCCAGTTCGCCTACGACTACACCGAGGACCGCTGGCTGCTCGAGTCGACCGCCACCTGGATGGAGGAGCGGTTCGCCGACAAGGTGAACGACAACCGCCAGTTCCTGCCCTCGAGCCAGGTCCAGGCGCCGTGGCTGCCGCTCGACACCTTCTCGAGCACGGCGTCCAACCAGTACGGCAACTGGGTCTTCTGGGAGTACCTCGGCGGCCGCTTCGGCAAGGGGATCGTCAAGGACGTCTGGAAGCGCGCCTCGCCGAAGGGCCGGAAGAACCCCTACTCGACCGGGGCCCTGAAGAAGGTCCTCAAGCGCCGCGGCGGGTTCGACAAGGTCTACCGGTCCTTCGCGGCCGCCAACGTCACGCCCGGCCGCACCTACCCCGAGGGCAAGTCCTGGCCGGAGCCGCCGGTGAACTCCGCGGTGCTGCAGAAGTCGCGTCGCTCGGTCAGCGGCTCGGTCGCGATCAACCACCTTGCCGCCCAGCACGCCCGCGTGGTTCCCGGCAAGGGCCTGCGCGGCAAGCGCTGGAAGGTGCGCATCCGGGTGGACGGCCCCTCGCGCAAGGCCTCGCCCGGCGCCGTGGTCACCGTCCGCAAGAAGAGCGGCAAGGTCGAGCGGACCTCGATCTCGCTGAACCGCAAGGGCAAGGGCAAGACCAAGGTCGCGTTCGGCAAGAAGTCGGTGCGGAGCGTGACCATCACCCTGGTCAACGCCTCGACCCGGTTCCGCTGCGGTGCCGCGGACCCCGCCGCCAACCCGCAGTACAGCTGCCGCGGCCTGCCGCGCGACGACGCCGGGGTCTTCTCCGTGGCGTTCAAGGCGATCAAGCGCTAG
- a CDS encoding ArsC/Spx/MgsR family protein, with translation MAIWINPACSKCRLATEALDAAGVEYTVRRYLDDPPTRAELDEVLGRLGLEPWDVTRTGEPEAAAVAALGRTPEDRDAWVQALVDHPRLIQRPILTADDGTTVIGRDPESLARVLP, from the coding sequence ATGGCGATCTGGATCAATCCCGCCTGCAGCAAGTGCCGGCTGGCGACGGAGGCGCTCGACGCGGCCGGCGTGGAGTACACCGTGCGCCGCTACCTCGACGACCCGCCCACGCGCGCCGAGCTCGACGAGGTCCTGGGCCGGCTCGGTCTCGAGCCGTGGGACGTCACCCGCACCGGGGAGCCCGAGGCCGCCGCGGTCGCGGCCCTCGGGCGCACGCCCGAGGACCGGGACGCCTGGGTGCAGGCGCTGGTCGACCACCCCCGGCTGATCCAGCGGCCGATCCTCACCGCCGACGACGGCACCACCGTGATCGGCCGCGACCCGGAGTCCCTGGCCAGGGTCCTGCCCTGA
- a CDS encoding TetR/AcrR family transcriptional regulator, producing MDSFKATGLTPGSAPTRPGTGRQARAEATRSRIIDETVDCVLEQGFSAASAKHIAERAGVTWGVVQYHFGDRDGILAAVVEAGLVSLVDSMSSVEIPTGSLRERVEGLVEAGWNAYTSPLTRAGLEILVATRTARGATLESQLEPFGREVARLARTVLPEAGNAGRVLFLALRGLALDQLLHPTTRDSRADRAAIVEAVLCQLGDAAARD from the coding sequence ATGGACTCCTTCAAGGCCACCGGTCTGACCCCGGGCTCGGCCCCGACCCGGCCGGGGACCGGACGCCAGGCCCGCGCCGAGGCCACCCGGTCCCGGATCATCGACGAGACCGTCGACTGCGTCCTGGAGCAGGGCTTCAGCGCGGCCAGCGCCAAGCACATCGCCGAGCGTGCGGGCGTCACCTGGGGCGTCGTGCAGTACCACTTCGGGGACCGTGACGGGATCCTCGCCGCGGTGGTCGAGGCGGGACTGGTCTCCCTGGTCGACTCCATGAGCTCGGTGGAGATCCCCACCGGGTCGCTGCGGGAGCGGGTCGAGGGCCTGGTCGAGGCCGGCTGGAACGCCTACACCTCGCCCCTGACGCGGGCCGGCCTGGAGATCCTGGTCGCCACCCGCACTGCCCGGGGCGCGACGCTGGAGTCCCAGCTCGAGCCGTTCGGGCGCGAGGTGGCGCGCCTGGCCCGCACGGTGCTCCCGGAGGCCGGCAACGCCGGCCGGGTCCTGTTCCTCGCGCTGCGCGGACTCGCCCTGGACCAGCTGCTCCACCCGACGACGAGGGACTCGCGCGCCGACCGGGCTGCGATCGTCGAGGCCGTCCTGTGCCAGCTCGGGGACGCCGCAGCGCGCGACTGA
- a CDS encoding dihydrodipicolinate reductase: MTRRVIQFSTGNVGRESLRMLIERPDLELVGVHASSPGKVGQDAATLAGLAEPTGVLATDDRDALVALGADCVVFTAQAETRPEEALADLCAFLAAGSDVVSTSFVWLVNPAGADAWLLGPVEDACRAGGSSLYVNGIDPGYSGDTLAYAALGLAGTATKVVVQEIFDYADYDDGDFTGVTFGFGRPADADPVMMALPGVVASVWGGSVRLLADALGVELDEVRDRWENWHTPTRIGCTMMDVPAGGVAAVRFAAEGVVDGEPVIVVEHVNRLTETAAPDWGYPPVGHTGVHRVRVEGHPGIEINSHVGLGDVATTHAGVVSTAARVVNAIDAVCAARPGVLTVDDLPVNLVGRVMS, from the coding sequence ATGACGCGTCGTGTCATCCAGTTCTCCACCGGCAACGTCGGTCGCGAGTCCCTCCGCATGCTCATCGAGCGGCCCGACCTCGAGCTCGTCGGCGTGCACGCGTCGTCCCCGGGCAAGGTCGGTCAGGACGCCGCGACGCTGGCCGGGCTGGCGGAGCCGACCGGCGTCCTGGCCACCGACGACCGGGACGCCCTGGTCGCGCTGGGCGCCGACTGCGTGGTGTTCACCGCCCAGGCCGAGACCCGGCCCGAGGAGGCGCTGGCGGACCTCTGTGCGTTCCTCGCCGCGGGCAGCGACGTGGTCTCCACCTCGTTCGTGTGGCTGGTCAACCCCGCCGGCGCCGACGCCTGGCTCCTCGGGCCGGTGGAGGACGCGTGCCGGGCCGGAGGCTCCTCGCTCTACGTCAACGGGATCGACCCCGGCTACTCCGGGGACACGCTGGCGTACGCCGCGCTCGGGCTCGCCGGCACCGCGACCAAGGTCGTCGTCCAGGAGATCTTCGACTACGCCGACTACGACGACGGCGACTTCACCGGGGTCACCTTCGGGTTCGGCCGGCCCGCCGACGCCGACCCCGTGATGATGGCGCTCCCCGGCGTCGTCGCCTCGGTCTGGGGCGGCAGCGTGCGCCTGCTCGCGGACGCCCTGGGCGTCGAGCTCGACGAGGTGCGCGACCGGTGGGAGAACTGGCACACGCCCACGCGGATCGGCTGCACCATGATGGACGTCCCGGCCGGCGGGGTCGCCGCCGTCCGGTTCGCCGCGGAGGGCGTGGTCGACGGGGAGCCGGTCATCGTCGTGGAGCACGTGAACCGGCTGACCGAGACCGCCGCGCCGGACTGGGGCTACCCGCCCGTCGGGCACACCGGCGTGCACCGGGTCCGGGTCGAGGGCCACCCGGGGATCGAGATCAACAGCCACGTCGGCCTCGGGGACGTCGCGACCACGCACGCCGGCGTCGTCTCGACCGCGGCGCGGGTGGTCAACGCCATCGACGCCGTCTGCGCCGCGCGTCCCGGGGTGCTCACGGTCGACGACCTCCCGGTGAACCTCGTCGGCCGGGTGATGTCATGA